A section of the Streptomyces sp. NBC_01363 genome encodes:
- a CDS encoding S1 family peptidase produces MRTSLAAALVVGAWATVGLASGPASAAAADSPSVTPRSATDEAPASAGLLSAMQRDLGLTESQARARLAAEKTATAVQGKARRAAGSSYAGSWFDPATGRLTVAVTDVRNSGVVRAAGASVELVRHNARQLDATKTRIDRLTAPDGVSGWHVDPKANRVVVDVVASAAGDNDVREFLERARETGPVLVNQTPEAPRTFAAGTVGGDPYYTGNVRCSIGFSVYGGFVTAGHCGQAGAAVSGWDRSAIGNFQGSSFPGDDYAWVSVGNGWWTVPVVLGWGTVSDQLVRGSAEAPIGASICRSGSTSHWHCGNVLATSETVNYSQGAVYQMTKTSVCAEPGDSGGSFISGDQAQGVTSGGWGDCTGGGETWHQPINEILNRYGLTLHTA; encoded by the coding sequence CTGCGTACGAGCCTGGCTGCCGCGCTGGTTGTCGGAGCCTGGGCGACCGTGGGTCTTGCCTCTGGTCCGGCGTCCGCCGCCGCGGCGGACTCGCCTTCCGTGACACCCCGTTCCGCGACCGATGAAGCACCGGCGTCCGCAGGGCTGCTCTCCGCCATGCAAAGGGACCTCGGCCTGACGGAAAGTCAGGCCAGGGCCAGGCTGGCCGCGGAGAAAACGGCAACCGCCGTACAGGGCAAGGCGCGACGGGCCGCCGGATCGTCCTATGCCGGCTCCTGGTTCGATCCGGCCACGGGCAGGCTCACCGTGGCCGTCACCGACGTCCGGAATTCGGGCGTCGTCCGAGCGGCCGGCGCGTCCGTCGAACTGGTACGTCACAACGCACGGCAGCTCGACGCGACCAAGACGCGGATCGACAGGCTGACCGCGCCGGACGGTGTCAGCGGCTGGCACGTCGACCCCAAGGCCAACCGCGTTGTCGTCGACGTCGTCGCTTCGGCAGCGGGTGACAACGATGTCCGCGAGTTCCTCGAACGGGCCCGCGAGACCGGCCCCGTGCTGGTGAATCAGACACCCGAGGCACCCAGGACCTTCGCTGCCGGAACCGTGGGCGGCGATCCTTACTACACGGGCAATGTCCGATGCTCCATCGGCTTCTCCGTGTACGGCGGTTTCGTCACGGCAGGACATTGCGGACAGGCAGGTGCCGCGGTCAGCGGATGGGATCGTTCGGCCATCGGCAACTTCCAGGGGTCGTCCTTCCCCGGTGACGACTACGCCTGGGTCAGCGTCGGCAACGGTTGGTGGACCGTCCCCGTGGTCCTCGGCTGGGGCACCGTTTCGGACCAACTGGTGCGGGGCTCCGCGGAGGCGCCCATCGGCGCTTCGATCTGCCGTTCCGGCTCCACCAGCCATTGGCACTGCGGCAATGTGCTGGCCACGAGCGAGACAGTGAACTACAGCCAGGGTGCGGTCTATCAGATGACCAAGACGAGTGTCTGTGCCGAGCCGGGCGATTCGGGAGGTTCGTTCATCAGTGGCGACCAGGCCCAGGGAGTCACCTCGGGTGGCTGGGGCGACTGCACCGGCGGCGGGGAGACCTGGCACCAGCCGATCAATGAGATTCTGAACCGGTACGGGCTGACCCTGCACACGGCCTGA
- a CDS encoding NUDIX domain-containing protein — protein sequence MTDDPLLLNVQFDEAGLVVAKEPGEDGAYCFPRHGQVPDSSRCSLPLAEALHARIRPVGTAETVLRNWVTGSPARGMASWDDPAAADPVRVRAGAVVIREGRMLLIGFEDDGQPFYEIPGGGVEDGETPHAAVIRELREESGLRGEVVREVARVWKDHRREHYFLLHAEGEIGARAELDNHGGTPTWIPVDQLPTTPVWPRRLAWRVAHWHTTGWPTRPAELADSINNLQAACTW from the coding sequence ATGACCGACGACCCCTTGCTGCTGAACGTCCAGTTCGACGAAGCCGGCCTCGTCGTGGCCAAAGAGCCTGGCGAGGACGGGGCTTACTGCTTCCCTCGCCATGGCCAGGTGCCGGACAGTTCGCGGTGCTCGCTGCCCCTGGCCGAGGCATTGCACGCGCGGATCCGGCCCGTCGGCACTGCGGAGACCGTGCTGCGGAACTGGGTGACGGGAAGTCCGGCGCGGGGAATGGCCTCCTGGGATGATCCGGCGGCTGCCGATCCGGTGCGGGTCCGGGCCGGCGCGGTGGTGATTCGTGAAGGGCGGATGCTGCTCATCGGCTTCGAGGACGACGGGCAGCCGTTCTACGAGATTCCGGGCGGCGGAGTCGAGGACGGCGAGACTCCGCACGCTGCGGTGATCCGCGAACTGCGGGAGGAGTCCGGCCTGCGCGGCGAAGTGGTCAGGGAAGTGGCCCGTGTCTGGAAGGACCATCGCCGTGAGCACTACTTCCTTCTGCATGCCGAAGGCGAGATCGGTGCGCGCGCGGAACTCGACAACCACGGCGGAACGCCCACGTGGATTCCGGTCGACCAGCTGCCCACCACCCCGGTGTGGCCCCGGCGACTGGCCTGGCGCGTCGCTCACTGGCACACGACAGGCTGGCCGACTCGACCCGCCGAACTCGCCGACAGCATCAACAACCTACAGGCCGCCTGTACTTGGTGA
- a CDS encoding NUDIX domain-containing protein, whose protein sequence is MTRPRIRVAAYVIRNRAVPELLVFDHIGMPAAGTQVPAGGVEPDEETEHAVLREVAEETGLSSATVVRRIAVEDKPHPDTGQPRRTTFFFLRDDAGLTFACRFLPLPLRRPLADEQDAWLGHIDPLWTTMPGYRD, encoded by the coding sequence ATGACCCGACCCAGAATCCGTGTCGCCGCATACGTGATCCGGAATCGTGCCGTACCCGAATTGCTGGTGTTCGACCACATCGGAATGCCGGCAGCCGGTACCCAGGTGCCCGCCGGCGGAGTGGAACCGGACGAAGAAACGGAACACGCCGTCCTGCGAGAAGTCGCGGAGGAGACCGGGCTTTCGTCAGCCACCGTGGTCCGGAGGATCGCCGTGGAGGACAAGCCGCACCCCGATACGGGACAGCCGCGCAGGACCACCTTCTTCTTCCTCCGAGATGACGCCGGCCTCACTTTCGCCTGCCGCTTCCTCCCACTTCCCCTGAGGCGACCGTTGGCGGATGAACAAGATGCCTGGCTGGGCCACATCGATCCGCTCTGGACCACCATGCCCGGCTACCGCGACTGA
- a CDS encoding SUMF1/EgtB/PvdO family nonheme iron enzyme: MSAESIRRQANAESMMSIPGGEIVLRDEGTRTDWKVEVAAFRLAPYPVTRELYHAVRGELPASSAGPRTPVTEISWNEAVRFCNLLSQATGLRPCYSTGDDPDGLDVVCDWQADGYRLPSEAEWEYACRAGTSGERYGDLDEIAWHRGNSGDEVHDVATRMPNAWGLHDMIGNVWEWCWDLYDPEVYGPYRVFRGGGGFDRPRGCRASCRRKSHPTFRIDDLGFRLARTL, encoded by the coding sequence ATGAGCGCGGAATCCATACGTCGCCAGGCGAATGCCGAGAGCATGATGAGCATCCCCGGCGGGGAGATCGTGCTGCGGGACGAGGGGACGAGGACGGACTGGAAGGTGGAGGTCGCCGCCTTCCGACTGGCGCCGTACCCCGTGACCCGCGAGCTGTACCACGCGGTTCGAGGCGAGTTGCCCGCGAGTTCGGCCGGTCCACGTACACCGGTGACCGAGATCTCCTGGAACGAGGCTGTCCGGTTCTGCAACCTGCTCTCGCAGGCGACGGGACTCCGGCCCTGCTACTCGACGGGCGACGACCCCGACGGGCTGGACGTGGTCTGCGACTGGCAGGCCGACGGCTATCGGCTCCCGTCCGAGGCGGAGTGGGAGTACGCATGCAGAGCCGGAACCTCCGGCGAGCGCTACGGGGACCTGGACGAGATCGCCTGGCACCGCGGGAACTCCGGCGACGAAGTGCACGACGTCGCGACCAGGATGCCCAACGCGTGGGGCCTCCACGACATGATCGGCAACGTGTGGGAGTGGTGCTGGGACCTCTACGATCCCGAGGTCTACGGCCCGTATCGCGTATTCCGTGGCGGGGGCGGATTCGACCGGCCCCGAGGCTGCCGCGCATCGTGCCGCCGAAAGAGCCACCCCACGTTCCGCATCGACGACCTGGGGTTCCGGCTCGCCCGAACACTGTGA
- a CDS encoding HPr family phosphocarrier protein: MHQRTVVVGSRSGLHARPASLFVKAAAQHPVKVTIGRDGQSAVDARSLLSVLALGAQHGDSLVLAAEGEGAENAVEELAALLARDLDATP; encoded by the coding sequence ATGCATCAGCGCACCGTCGTCGTCGGTTCCCGCAGTGGTCTGCACGCCCGCCCGGCCTCGTTGTTCGTCAAGGCCGCTGCCCAGCATCCGGTCAAGGTGACGATCGGCCGGGACGGTCAGAGCGCGGTCGACGCCCGGAGCCTGCTCTCCGTGCTCGCCCTCGGGGCCCAGCACGGCGATTCGCTGGTGCTGGCCGCGGAGGGCGAGGGCGCGGAGAACGCGGTCGAGGAGCTGGCCGCGCTCCTCGCTCGCGACCTGGATGCGACGCCGTGA
- a CDS encoding fructose-specific PTS transporter subunit EIIC, whose protein sequence is MSELITAELVDLDLSAETKHDAARSLAERMVAEGRVTDLDGFLADVAAREAQMPTGLDGGIGIPHCRSEHVTTPTLAFGRSGPGIDFGAADGPADLIFLIAAPAGADDDHLTILSALARRLMDPDFTGALRAERDAGAAAALIRGEEAIPADSAPEASPPDDVPVDNPGAGTAAPAAAPFRIVAVTSCPTGIAHTYMAAESLAAAARAEGVVLDVETQGSAGFERLDPGLIASADAVIWAHDVEVREKARFDGKPIVDIGVKAGINRPAELIAEARRKAERGETSAIAAGVAQQDGGAATGGDHVHFGIRLRTYLMSGVSYMVPFVAAGGLLIALSFAIGGYETAGAKSVADHFVWGEADSWAALLNQIGTAAFAFLVPVLAGYIAYGMADRPALVPGFVGGAIALTIDAGFLGGLAAGLLAGAVVMAIQRVKVHPTLRGIMPVLVIPLIASAVVGFLMFIVVGKPIASLQRALTDGLNGLSGSNAIILGIVLGLMMCFDMGGPLNKVAYAFAVGGLADPTPGSLKVMAAVMAAGMVPPLAMALATTVRGRLFSKTERENGRAAWVLGASFISEGAIPFAAADPLRVIPSVMAGGAVTGALSMAFGCTLRAPHGGIFVVPLIGDPFLYLLAVAAGTTVATALVVLLKGMRRNTEASAQATAEPKISVAA, encoded by the coding sequence ATGAGTGAACTGATCACCGCGGAACTGGTAGATCTCGATCTGTCCGCCGAAACGAAGCACGACGCCGCCCGGTCGCTCGCCGAGCGGATGGTCGCCGAGGGCCGGGTGACCGACCTCGACGGCTTTCTCGCCGATGTCGCAGCTCGTGAGGCACAGATGCCGACCGGCCTGGACGGCGGTATCGGCATCCCGCACTGCCGCAGCGAGCATGTCACCACGCCCACGCTCGCGTTCGGCCGCAGCGGTCCGGGCATCGACTTCGGTGCGGCGGACGGCCCCGCCGATCTGATCTTCCTGATCGCCGCGCCGGCCGGAGCCGACGACGACCACCTCACCATCCTCTCCGCGCTGGCGCGGCGGCTGATGGACCCGGACTTCACCGGCGCGCTGCGCGCGGAGCGCGACGCCGGCGCGGCCGCGGCCCTCATCCGCGGCGAGGAGGCCATCCCGGCCGATTCGGCTCCGGAGGCCTCGCCCCCGGACGACGTACCGGTGGACAACCCCGGCGCGGGCACCGCCGCACCGGCCGCCGCGCCGTTCCGAATCGTCGCCGTCACGTCTTGTCCGACCGGTATCGCCCACACCTACATGGCGGCCGAATCGCTGGCAGCCGCGGCCCGTGCCGAGGGCGTGGTGCTCGATGTCGAGACGCAGGGCTCGGCCGGGTTCGAGCGGCTCGATCCCGGGCTGATCGCCTCCGCCGACGCGGTCATCTGGGCGCACGACGTCGAGGTGCGCGAGAAGGCCCGGTTCGACGGCAAGCCCATCGTCGACATCGGGGTCAAGGCGGGGATCAACCGCCCTGCCGAACTGATCGCCGAAGCGAGGCGGAAGGCGGAGCGCGGCGAGACCAGCGCCATCGCGGCCGGCGTCGCTCAGCAGGACGGTGGAGCCGCGACCGGCGGTGACCACGTCCACTTCGGGATCCGGCTGCGGACCTATCTGATGTCCGGCGTCAGTTACATGGTGCCGTTCGTCGCGGCGGGCGGGCTGCTCATCGCCCTGTCGTTCGCCATCGGCGGCTACGAGACAGCCGGTGCGAAATCCGTCGCGGACCACTTCGTCTGGGGCGAGGCCGACAGTTGGGCGGCTCTGCTCAACCAGATCGGCACCGCCGCATTCGCCTTCCTGGTGCCGGTGCTGGCCGGGTACATCGCGTACGGCATGGCCGACCGGCCCGCGCTCGTTCCCGGCTTCGTCGGCGGCGCCATCGCACTCACCATCGACGCGGGCTTCCTCGGCGGCCTCGCGGCCGGTCTCCTGGCCGGTGCGGTGGTGATGGCGATCCAACGGGTGAAGGTCCATCCCACCCTGCGGGGCATCATGCCGGTGCTGGTGATTCCACTGATCGCCTCGGCGGTCGTCGGCTTCCTGATGTTCATCGTCGTCGGCAAGCCGATCGCGTCCCTCCAACGCGCCCTGACCGACGGGCTCAACGGGCTCTCCGGCTCGAACGCGATCATTCTCGGCATCGTCCTCGGGCTGATGATGTGCTTCGACATGGGCGGGCCGCTCAACAAGGTGGCGTACGCCTTCGCGGTCGGCGGTCTGGCCGACCCGACGCCCGGCAGCCTCAAGGTGATGGCCGCGGTGATGGCCGCCGGTATGGTGCCGCCGCTGGCCATGGCACTCGCGACCACCGTGCGCGGCAGGCTGTTCAGCAAGACCGAACGGGAGAACGGCCGGGCGGCCTGGGTCCTGGGCGCATCCTTCATCAGTGAGGGTGCGATCCCGTTCGCGGCGGCCGACCCGCTCCGGGTGATCCCGTCGGTGATGGCCGGCGGCGCGGTGACCGGTGCCCTTTCGATGGCCTTCGGCTGCACATTGCGGGCCCCGCACGGTGGCATCTTCGTGGTGCCGCTCATCGGGGATCCGTTCCTCTACCTGCTGGCCGTCGCCGCCGGTACGACGGTGGCCACCGCCCTGGTCGTCCTGCTCAAGGGCATGCGCCGGAACACGGAGGCATCCGCACAGGCGACCGCGGAGCCCAAGATCTCCGTCGCCGCCTGA